In Marivirga salinae, a single window of DNA contains:
- a CDS encoding nuclear transport factor 2 family protein, whose translation MKNLEQHKENAIDFYKTAFEGNPSKAVDLYVGEEYIQHNPAVANGTQGFIQYFERMQKEYPNKTVKFVRTVAENDLVALHTHQIWQGDAEYVTMDFFRFDNNGKIVEHWDSIQQIPEKSANPNKMY comes from the coding sequence ATGAAAAATTTAGAGCAGCATAAAGAAAATGCTATTGACTTTTACAAAACAGCTTTTGAGGGCAATCCTTCCAAAGCTGTTGACTTATACGTGGGAGAGGAGTATATTCAGCATAACCCAGCTGTAGCTAATGGAACTCAGGGATTTATTCAGTATTTTGAAAGGATGCAAAAAGAGTATCCTAATAAAACTGTGAAATTTGTCCGAACTGTTGCCGAAAATGATTTAGTAGCCCTACATACTCATCAAATCTGGCAAGGTGATGCTGAATATGTAACCATGGATTTCTTTCGTTTCGATAACAATGGGAAAATTGTGGAGCATTGGGATAGTATTCAACAGATTCCGGAAAAGTCTGCCAATCCGAATAAAATGTATTGA
- a CDS encoding ring-cleaving dioxygenase, translated as MNFKGIIKGLHHITATVNDAQEDYDFYTKLLGQRLIKETVNFDNENVYHFYYGNEIGAPSTIFTTFPYKGQGVRNGVIGSGQVFETVFSAPGNSMDFWEKRLETNGINFSKVESFGKGKLQFKDPSGLNLAIIEDADDKRTPVWKTEDISDKENIIGIHHVVLAITEVDETLNFLKIFGYEETTREGDFVQLNSSIGGAGNSLVVMDAGDLPKGKNGIGTVHHVAHRVEKLEDSLKIRDYLIEELGLKVTEVKDRKYFESIYFRIPGGVLFEVATEGPGFLVDETNEELGNSLKLPDWQEPHRAKIEAGLIDYKK; from the coding sequence ATGAATTTTAAAGGAATAATCAAAGGACTTCATCATATCACCGCTACGGTTAATGATGCACAGGAGGATTATGATTTTTACACCAAATTATTGGGGCAGCGCTTAATTAAAGAGACTGTAAATTTCGATAATGAAAATGTATATCATTTTTATTATGGAAATGAAATAGGGGCTCCATCTACCATTTTCACTACTTTTCCTTATAAAGGACAGGGCGTTAGAAACGGGGTAATTGGTTCAGGTCAAGTTTTTGAAACTGTATTTTCAGCTCCTGGAAATAGCATGGATTTTTGGGAAAAGCGATTAGAAACTAATGGAATAAACTTTTCAAAAGTTGAAAGCTTTGGAAAAGGTAAACTACAATTTAAAGACCCTTCAGGTTTAAATTTGGCAATAATTGAAGATGCTGATGACAAAAGAACTCCTGTTTGGAAAACAGAAGATATTTCGGATAAAGAAAATATAATTGGTATCCACCATGTGGTTTTAGCCATTACTGAGGTTGATGAGACTTTGAATTTTCTCAAAATATTTGGCTATGAGGAAACTACAAGAGAAGGAGATTTTGTTCAGTTGAACAGCAGTATTGGTGGGGCAGGGAATTCCTTGGTTGTGATGGATGCAGGAGATTTACCTAAAGGAAAGAATGGAATCGGTACGGTTCATCATGTTGCTCATAGAGTTGAAAAACTGGAAGACTCGCTTAAAATCAGAGATTATTTAATTGAGGAGTTAGGCTTAAAAGTAACTGAGGTAAAAGATAGAAAATATTTTGAATCGATTTACTTCCGAATTCCTGGAGGTGTATTATTTGAAGTAGCTACGGAAGGCCCAGGATTTTTGGTAGATGAAACTAATGAAGAATTAGGAAATTCTTTAAAATTACCAGATTGGCAAGAACCTCACAGGGCCAAAATTGAAGCAGGTTTAATTGATTATAAGAAATAA
- a CDS encoding alpha/beta hydrolase, with amino-acid sequence MSEALHSFEITEYGGAKLKDAKSAIIMTHGRGDNGDKMKSLAQELNIPSHTAIIYPIAKNNTWYPKGFMEDWDENQPWLDSALQNLASIIKHLNEHGIANENIFILGFSQGACLNLEYTTRNAQKYAGIAVLSGGLIGPHIEKSNYSGDFEGTEIFIGCSNIDHHIPEHRLHESEEVVAPMGAKVDKRVYPGMDHIINEDEIQKVNEMLTSIKNI; translated from the coding sequence ATGTCAGAAGCATTACATTCATTTGAAATTACTGAATATGGTGGTGCAAAGCTTAAAGATGCTAAAAGTGCTATTATCATGACCCATGGAAGAGGAGATAATGGAGATAAAATGAAAAGCTTAGCTCAAGAATTAAATATTCCTAGCCATACCGCTATCATTTATCCTATTGCCAAAAATAATACATGGTATCCGAAAGGATTTATGGAAGATTGGGACGAAAACCAGCCTTGGTTAGATTCGGCCCTTCAAAATTTAGCCTCTATTATAAAGCATTTGAATGAGCATGGTATTGCCAATGAAAATATTTTTATTTTAGGATTCTCTCAAGGAGCCTGTTTGAATTTAGAATATACTACTAGAAATGCCCAAAAATATGCAGGAATTGCAGTTTTAAGTGGAGGCTTAATTGGGCCACATATTGAGAAAAGTAATTATAGCGGTGATTTTGAAGGTACTGAAATTTTTATTGGCTGTAGCAATATAGACCATCACATTCCTGAGCATCGTTTGCATGAATCAGAGGAAGTGGTAGCTCCTATGGGCGCAAAAGTGGACAAGAGAGTTTATCCTGGAATGGATCACATAATCAATGAGGATGAGATACAGAAAGTGAATGAAATGCTGACATCAATTAAAAATATTTAA
- a CDS encoding maleylacetate reductase — MNFNYTSYPNQVIFGKGKTSDLPKVLENYSKIMAFGEDRWATNIQHVADAVGKNNLFYFDEIIQHVPQHLVDKAMVKLKSEKPDVLLAFGGGSAIGLAKALALETQLPIVAVPTTYSGSEQTNIWGISTEEGKTTGKSMDVMPKVVVYDSNLTAGLPLSLAVTSGMNAMAHLMEAIYAPNGNPITRHHALLGVEKIKLGLEEVAKEKKLTEQANVNIQFGAYLAGKCLCEVSMSLHHKMAHVLGGSFKLEHSYVHTVLQAFVLNYQWDYLSDEIKSDFVQVLGYQPAQKLQDLSAQAGGPSDLKSIGFKRENIDKAVETVLAKPYENVAPLEKAKLVDMLLHAYEGSLEG; from the coding sequence ATGAATTTTAATTATACATCATATCCAAATCAAGTCATATTTGGAAAAGGAAAAACATCAGATTTGCCAAAAGTTTTAGAGAATTATTCAAAAATCATGGCATTTGGTGAGGATCGTTGGGCTACGAATATTCAACATGTTGCTGATGCTGTAGGGAAAAACAATTTATTTTATTTTGATGAAATTATTCAGCATGTACCTCAGCATTTGGTAGATAAAGCAATGGTGAAACTTAAAAGCGAAAAGCCTGATGTTTTATTAGCTTTTGGTGGTGGGTCAGCCATCGGGCTGGCCAAAGCTTTAGCCCTTGAAACGCAATTGCCAATTGTAGCTGTTCCAACAACTTACTCAGGTTCTGAACAAACTAACATCTGGGGAATTAGCACAGAGGAAGGCAAAACCACTGGAAAATCTATGGATGTAATGCCAAAAGTGGTAGTTTATGATTCCAATTTAACGGCCGGATTACCATTAAGCCTGGCCGTAACCAGTGGAATGAATGCTATGGCTCATCTAATGGAAGCCATCTACGCTCCAAACGGTAATCCTATAACAAGACATCATGCACTATTGGGCGTAGAAAAAATCAAATTAGGACTGGAAGAAGTCGCTAAAGAAAAGAAATTAACTGAGCAAGCCAATGTCAATATACAGTTTGGCGCTTATTTAGCAGGTAAATGTTTATGTGAAGTTAGTATGTCCTTACATCACAAAATGGCTCATGTATTGGGTGGTTCTTTTAAATTGGAGCATTCTTATGTACATACCGTTTTACAAGCCTTTGTACTGAATTATCAGTGGGATTATTTATCAGATGAGATCAAAAGTGATTTTGTACAAGTATTAGGTTATCAGCCTGCCCAGAAACTGCAAGATTTATCAGCTCAAGCAGGAGGTCCATCCGATTTAAAAAGCATAGGTTTCAAAAGAGAAAATATTGATAAAGCAGTAGAAACGGTATTAGCAAAACCTTATGAGAATGTGGCACCATTAGAAAAAGCTAAGTTGGTCGATATGTTATTACATGCCTACGAAGGAAGTTTGGAAGGTTGA
- a CDS encoding IclR family transcriptional regulator domain-containing protein, with the protein MKPTIKKSDFVQSLEKGLKVISAFDADNAQMTLTEVAKKVELTRANARRILLTLQYLGFVQCADGKQFSLSPKVLTLGYSYLSALPYQELAKPYLQDLAEKVNESCSMSVLDGYDIVYVARVQTNRIMTISLGIGTRLPVYATSMGRVLLASLPDKEMQEFINGLQLLKLTENTITEKDKLIERIQLVRDRGWALADQELEIGVRSIACPVKDKNGKIIAALNISGHASRVSKDEILETYLPHLKSTVAHIENALHKL; encoded by the coding sequence ATGAAGCCAACAATCAAAAAATCAGATTTTGTACAGTCACTTGAAAAAGGATTGAAAGTAATCAGCGCTTTTGATGCAGATAATGCACAAATGACTTTAACAGAGGTAGCGAAGAAAGTTGAATTAACTCGAGCCAACGCACGAAGGATTCTGCTTACTTTACAATATTTAGGTTTTGTTCAATGTGCAGATGGCAAACAATTTAGCCTAAGTCCGAAAGTATTGACTTTGGGCTATTCGTATTTATCAGCTCTGCCTTATCAGGAATTAGCAAAACCTTATTTACAAGATTTAGCCGAGAAAGTAAATGAGTCATGCTCCATGTCTGTTTTGGATGGGTATGATATTGTATATGTGGCTAGAGTTCAGACTAATAGAATCATGACCATTTCTTTGGGAATAGGTACACGCCTACCGGTTTATGCTACCTCCATGGGTCGAGTACTATTGGCCAGTCTTCCTGATAAAGAAATGCAGGAATTTATTAATGGGTTGCAACTTCTAAAGTTGACAGAAAATACGATTACGGAAAAAGATAAATTAATAGAACGAATACAACTGGTGAGAGATAGAGGTTGGGCTTTGGCCGACCAAGAATTGGAAATAGGGGTGAGGTCAATTGCATGTCCGGTTAAAGATAAAAATGGAAAAATAATAGCTGCATTGAATATTAGTGGGCATGCTAGCAGAGTAAGTAAGGATGAAATTTTAGAAACCTATTTACCACATTTGAAAAGCACGGTCGCACATATTGAAAACGCTTTACATAAATTATAA
- a CDS encoding intradiol ring-cleavage dioxygenase — MRNLTEANLTEIVLKRINSDNKRSQEILTKLIKHLHAFIKDLEPTEEEWFQAIDFLTRTGKKCDDKRQEFILLSDVLGVSMLVDAINHRTKQDATETTVTGPFHAPALQMKMGDNIARGKEVETGEPTLFRGKILDPNGKPIKNAKIDVWQSNDDGFYDIQDSSQPEMNLRGIFTTDETGEFWFKSIKPSPYPVPTDGPVGEILRASGRHPMRPAHIHFWIEAEGYQTLITHIFVEGDEYLDSDAVFGVKESLILDFPLNENKADAEKWGYEGAFYDVEYDFKLARKA, encoded by the coding sequence ATGAGAAATTTAACCGAAGCAAACCTTACTGAGATCGTTTTAAAACGAATCAATAGCGATAATAAAAGAAGTCAAGAAATCTTGACTAAACTTATTAAACATTTACATGCTTTTATTAAGGATTTGGAACCAACTGAAGAGGAATGGTTTCAGGCAATAGATTTTTTGACACGCACAGGTAAGAAGTGCGATGATAAAAGACAAGAATTTATCTTGCTTTCAGATGTTTTAGGAGTTTCTATGTTAGTGGATGCAATTAATCATAGAACCAAACAAGATGCAACGGAAACGACAGTTACAGGGCCATTTCACGCGCCAGCCCTGCAAATGAAAATGGGAGATAATATCGCTAGAGGAAAAGAAGTTGAAACAGGAGAGCCTACTTTATTTAGAGGAAAAATATTAGATCCAAATGGGAAACCAATCAAAAATGCTAAAATAGATGTATGGCAATCGAATGATGATGGATTTTATGATATTCAGGATTCTAGCCAGCCAGAAATGAATTTAAGAGGAATCTTCACCACTGATGAAACTGGTGAATTTTGGTTTAAGTCGATTAAGCCTTCTCCATATCCGGTGCCAACGGATGGCCCAGTGGGTGAAATATTAAGAGCATCCGGTAGGCATCCTATGCGTCCAGCACATATTCATTTTTGGATAGAAGCTGAAGGTTATCAGACCTTAATTACGCATATTTTTGTGGAAGGTGATGAATATTTAGATTCAGATGCAGTTTTTGGGGTGAAAGAATCCTTGATATTAGATTTTCCACTAAATGAGAATAAGGCCGATGCAGAAAAATGGGGCTATGAAGGTGCTTTTTACGATGTGGAATATGATTTTAAATTAGCTAGAAAAGCTTAA
- a CDS encoding FAD-dependent oxidoreductase: protein MSNPKYETDVLIVGSGPAGSTTSALLSNYGINNMVVTKYGWLANSPRAHITNQRAMEVFRDLDIEDEMIEKAVPQELMGNNVFCTSLAGEELGRLYSWGNEPKRMADYTLASPTKICDIPQNLVEPILVGAGARKGSKYKFDTEYINHEQDENGVTVLCKDRLSGDEFTIRAKYLVGADGGNSKVAENLNLPYDGEMGVGGSMNIVFKMDLTRYVAHRPSALYWVMQPGSNVGGIGMGLVRMVRPWNEWLIVWGYDINDGPPEVNDDLAKDIAYKLVGDDSIPIEIMQTSTWTVNHCYATKISDRKVFCMGDAIHRHPPSNGLGSNTSIQDAFNLAWKLAMVVKGEAKESLLKSYEKERAPIAKQIVDRANKSIEEFGPIFQSLGLADDIKPEQMKANMAKLKDNNPTSEQQREDLRKAIALKSYEFNCHGVELNQRYNSNAVITDGTPEEEYLRDKELYYQASTRPGAHLPHVWLGDNGHRISTLDISGKGKMTLFTGIGGENWIKAAEELSKSLNFKIKIVQIGPDRDYTDLYGDWAEIRNIKESGCLLIRPDYHIAFRAKEVADTAKVELQKAIKQVLGL from the coding sequence ATGTCAAATCCAAAATACGAAACCGATGTACTCATAGTAGGAAGCGGCCCTGCTGGTTCTACGACTTCTGCTCTTTTAAGCAATTATGGAATTAATAATATGGTAGTTACCAAATATGGTTGGTTAGCCAATTCTCCAAGAGCTCATATCACCAATCAACGAGCTATGGAAGTCTTTCGTGACTTAGACATAGAAGATGAAATGATAGAAAAAGCAGTTCCTCAGGAACTGATGGGCAATAATGTCTTCTGTACAAGCTTAGCAGGTGAAGAATTGGGAAGATTATATTCTTGGGGAAATGAACCTAAACGAATGGCTGACTATACACTGGCAAGCCCTACCAAAATCTGCGATATTCCTCAAAATTTAGTAGAGCCCATCCTTGTTGGTGCAGGTGCCCGAAAAGGCTCAAAATATAAATTTGATACTGAATATATCAATCACGAGCAAGATGAAAATGGGGTAACAGTACTTTGTAAAGACAGGCTTTCGGGTGATGAATTCACGATAAGAGCCAAATACTTAGTAGGAGCAGATGGAGGAAACAGTAAAGTAGCCGAAAACTTAAATTTACCCTATGATGGTGAAATGGGTGTTGGTGGCAGTATGAACATTGTTTTCAAAATGGATTTGACAAGATATGTTGCTCACAGACCCAGTGCCCTTTACTGGGTTATGCAACCCGGCTCTAACGTTGGTGGCATTGGAATGGGGCTGGTTAGAATGGTAAGGCCTTGGAATGAATGGTTGATTGTTTGGGGCTATGACATCAATGATGGGCCCCCTGAAGTAAATGATGATTTAGCTAAAGACATTGCTTACAAATTAGTAGGGGATGATAGCATTCCAATCGAAATTATGCAGACCTCCACTTGGACTGTTAACCACTGCTACGCAACAAAAATCTCTGACAGAAAGGTATTTTGTATGGGAGATGCCATTCATCGACATCCGCCATCAAATGGTTTGGGTTCTAATACTTCCATACAAGACGCTTTTAATTTGGCTTGGAAATTGGCAATGGTGGTGAAGGGAGAAGCAAAAGAAAGTCTACTGAAATCCTATGAAAAAGAAAGAGCCCCAATTGCAAAACAGATCGTAGATAGAGCAAACAAAAGCATAGAAGAATTTGGGCCTATTTTTCAGTCTTTAGGTTTAGCAGATGATATAAAACCTGAACAAATGAAAGCCAATATGGCTAAATTGAAAGATAATAACCCAACATCAGAACAGCAACGTGAAGACCTACGAAAAGCTATTGCTTTAAAATCTTATGAGTTTAATTGTCATGGAGTAGAATTAAACCAGCGTTATAATTCCAATGCGGTAATTACTGATGGAACTCCTGAAGAAGAATATTTAAGAGATAAAGAATTATACTACCAAGCCTCCACCAGACCAGGAGCCCATTTGCCTCATGTTTGGTTAGGTGATAACGGACATAGAATTTCCACATTAGATATTTCAGGAAAAGGTAAAATGACTTTATTCACTGGAATAGGTGGGGAAAATTGGATAAAAGCAGCGGAGGAATTAAGTAAATCTCTGAATTTCAAAATTAAGATTGTGCAAATTGGTCCAGATAGAGATTATACTGACTTATATGGTGACTGGGCAGAAATCAGAAACATCAAAGAGTCGGGTTGCTTGCTTATTAGACCTGATTACCACATTGCTTTTAGAGCAAAAGAAGTTGCCGACACAGCAAAAGTAGAATTACAAAAAGCTATAAAACAAGTCTTAGGACTTTAA
- a CDS encoding 3-oxoacid CoA-transferase: MKKVSIISAQEAAQKVTDDDTILCGGFGMTGAPVHLLHALAETDRKNLTYIGNNVGEPGLGGDRLLTNGQLKKMIGSYFTSNPNAVKWAQEGKVDYDLLPQGTLGEAIRAGGMGIGGFFTPTSAGTVLAEKKETKTINGIEQVFVEGIRGNVAFVRAWKADTAGNLTYRMTEQNFNPAMATAADIVIAEVEEIVAVGEIDPNQIHTQACFVDYLVEAKLQKEHLGSSASVGSKKAGEVRLNIARRALEELNKGDIVNLGIGIPTLVADLIKEEDGIILHTENGMLGVGPEPADGSGAMTNPVNAGKIPVTAVKGASYFDTATSFGMIRGKHVDVAIMGGLEVDEKGNLANWAVPGKPLLGVGGAMDLASGSKKLIITMNHNNKDGSPKLVKACELPITAMNAVDLVITDKAVFKLGESGFELVELMSGVSLEEVEKSTGVEFLNRLK, translated from the coding sequence ATGAAAAAAGTTTCTATTATATCGGCTCAAGAAGCCGCTCAAAAAGTAACAGATGATGATACCATTTTATGCGGAGGATTTGGCATGACGGGTGCCCCAGTTCATTTGCTTCATGCTTTAGCTGAAACGGATAGAAAAAATTTGACTTATATTGGAAATAATGTAGGCGAACCCGGTTTGGGTGGCGATAGATTATTGACTAATGGTCAACTTAAAAAAATGATAGGTTCCTATTTTACTAGCAATCCTAATGCGGTAAAATGGGCGCAGGAAGGTAAGGTCGATTATGATTTATTGCCTCAAGGCACTTTGGGTGAAGCCATAAGAGCAGGCGGAATGGGCATTGGTGGATTTTTCACTCCTACTTCAGCAGGTACTGTTTTGGCTGAAAAAAAAGAAACCAAAACAATAAATGGAATAGAGCAAGTATTTGTGGAGGGCATAAGAGGCAATGTAGCTTTTGTGCGAGCCTGGAAAGCAGATACTGCAGGAAATCTAACCTATCGGATGACGGAACAAAATTTCAATCCAGCCATGGCGACTGCAGCAGATATTGTAATAGCCGAAGTTGAAGAAATTGTTGCAGTTGGTGAAATAGACCCCAATCAAATCCATACTCAAGCTTGTTTCGTGGATTATTTAGTGGAAGCTAAACTACAAAAGGAACATTTAGGTTCCTCTGCTTCAGTAGGAAGTAAAAAAGCTGGAGAAGTCAGATTAAACATTGCGAGAAGAGCATTAGAAGAATTAAATAAAGGAGATATTGTCAATCTCGGAATTGGAATCCCAACCTTAGTGGCTGATTTGATAAAAGAAGAAGACGGCATCATTCTTCACACTGAAAATGGAATGTTAGGCGTTGGTCCAGAACCTGCAGACGGCAGTGGTGCCATGACGAATCCGGTAAATGCAGGCAAAATCCCTGTTACAGCAGTGAAAGGAGCCAGCTATTTTGACACCGCCACTTCTTTCGGCATGATTAGAGGGAAACATGTGGATGTTGCCATTATGGGAGGATTGGAAGTAGATGAAAAAGGTAATTTAGCCAACTGGGCGGTGCCCGGAAAACCGCTCTTAGGAGTAGGTGGCGCTATGGATTTAGCTTCAGGATCCAAAAAATTGATTATTACCATGAACCACAACAATAAAGATGGCAGTCCGAAATTGGTAAAAGCTTGCGAATTACCTATAACGGCTATGAATGCCGTGGATTTGGTCATCACTGATAAAGCCGTTTTCAAATTAGGTGAATCTGGTTTTGAATTGGTTGAATTGATGTCAGGTGTGAGTTTAGAAGAAGTGGAGAAGAGTACTGGAGTTGAATTTTTGAATCGATTAAAGTAG
- a CDS encoding ring-cleaving dioxygenase, which yields MNPNEYITGLHHLTVSVGSAQEDIDFVTQIMGMRMIKQTVLFDGSASVYHLYYANADAEVGSVWTTFPFKKAGVYGKKGSGQIEVSGFSVHPDALPFWKQHLDKHQVKNTGIVERFGQKMIHFEDPSGVGIGVFGDANDNRNAWQTDEISKDNGIRGIHGAVLSVREVEMMDKYLTEVLGFNKVGQEGQYHRYHIKDGGARKVIELHHEPDLPQGSWTFGVGIPHHIAFATANDEQSAELKAYIEGTGYTDVTEIKDRNYFHSIYTRTPGGQLFEFATSDIGFAVDEPEDLLGHELLLPPFFENRREELIKPLEPITVPHYLKD from the coding sequence ATGAATCCGAACGAATATATTACGGGATTGCACCACTTAACGGTGAGTGTTGGAAGTGCCCAGGAAGACATTGATTTCGTAACCCAAATAATGGGGATGCGAATGATTAAGCAAACAGTATTATTTGATGGCTCTGCCAGTGTTTATCATTTATACTATGCCAATGCAGATGCTGAAGTTGGCTCTGTATGGACGACATTCCCATTTAAAAAGGCGGGAGTTTACGGTAAAAAAGGTTCAGGCCAAATTGAGGTTTCTGGCTTCTCTGTTCATCCTGACGCTTTACCTTTTTGGAAACAGCATCTAGACAAGCACCAAGTTAAAAATACTGGAATTGTAGAAAGGTTTGGCCAGAAAATGATTCATTTCGAAGACCCATCCGGTGTCGGAATTGGTGTTTTTGGAGATGCTAATGACAACAGGAATGCTTGGCAAACCGATGAAATTTCCAAAGACAACGGAATCAGAGGTATTCATGGTGCTGTACTTTCGGTAAGGGAAGTAGAAATGATGGATAAGTATTTAACTGAAGTTTTAGGCTTTAATAAGGTCGGACAAGAAGGTCAATATCATCGTTATCACATTAAAGATGGTGGAGCAAGAAAGGTAATTGAATTACATCACGAGCCTGACTTACCACAAGGAAGCTGGACTTTCGGGGTCGGTATTCCACATCATATTGCATTTGCAACAGCCAATGATGAGCAAAGCGCAGAATTAAAAGCCTACATTGAGGGGACAGGTTATACGGACGTGACTGAAATTAAGGACAGAAACTATTTTCATTCCATTTATACCAGAACTCCAGGTGGTCAGTTATTTGAGTTTGCTACTTCTGATATAGGATTTGCAGTTGATGAACCAGAAGATTTATTAGGTCATGAATTGTTATTACCGCCATTCTTTGAGAATAGGAGAGAGGAATTAATAAAACCATTAGAGCCTATTACAGTGCCACATTATTTGAAGGATTAA
- a CDS encoding Crp/Fnr family transcriptional regulator yields the protein MTKEEVGQSLKDKADLNTADLDYFFEKAKYKSLQKNEHLIRTGENTVHFVLIQSGCLMTYFKDQNEHLHAIQFGQEMWWTGDLDAIFNQHQSNYAIKALTPSEVYLMSKEDFEDLNQKHPAFESYFRKLFQNALISHQKRIIRNISFTGEEKYLEFVKLHPRLELIVPQKYIASYMGITPEFLSKLKRKLAQS from the coding sequence ATGACTAAAGAAGAGGTAGGACAATCTTTGAAAGATAAAGCAGATTTAAATACTGCAGATTTAGACTATTTCTTTGAGAAAGCTAAATATAAATCCCTTCAAAAAAATGAACATCTCATCAGAACTGGTGAAAATACGGTTCATTTTGTTTTAATTCAATCTGGTTGTTTGATGACCTACTTTAAAGATCAAAATGAGCATTTACATGCTATTCAATTTGGTCAGGAAATGTGGTGGACAGGTGATTTAGACGCTATTTTCAATCAACATCAATCTAATTATGCTATTAAAGCTTTAACCCCTTCAGAAGTTTATTTAATGAGTAAAGAGGATTTTGAAGATCTAAATCAAAAACATCCTGCCTTTGAAAGTTATTTTAGAAAACTTTTTCAAAATGCTTTAATTAGCCATCAAAAACGGATTATTAGAAATATTTCCTTTACAGGAGAGGAAAAATATCTAGAATTCGTAAAGCTTCATCCTCGTCTGGAATTGATAGTTCCTCAAAAATATATTGCCTCTTATATGGGTATTACTCCCGAATTTCTAAGCAAACTCAAACGCAAACTGGCACAATCTTAA
- a CDS encoding nucleotide pyrophosphohydrolase, translating to MKKDITIAEAQEQVDEWIKTIGVRYFNELTNMTILTEEVGELARIMARKYGEQSFKESDKNADLGDEMADVLWVLICLANQTGVNLTEALQKNIEKKTKRDKDRHKDNKKLK from the coding sequence ATGAAAAAAGATATTACCATAGCAGAAGCGCAAGAACAAGTAGATGAGTGGATCAAAACCATAGGTGTGCGATATTTTAATGAATTGACCAACATGACTATACTGACAGAAGAAGTGGGCGAGTTGGCACGCATAATGGCTCGAAAATATGGTGAACAATCTTTCAAAGAAAGTGATAAAAATGCAGATTTAGGAGATGAAATGGCAGATGTGCTTTGGGTATTGATTTGCTTAGCCAATCAAACTGGAGTTAATCTAACAGAAGCCTTGCAGAAAAATATTGAGAAGAAGACAAAGCGGGATAAAGATAGGCATAAGGATAATAAGAAATTGAAGTAG